From the genome of Pseudomonadota bacterium:
GCTACCTATGCGGTCCGCGTGACCGGCGCTATCACCTACGGCTCGGGTACCAGCCAGGGTGGTACAGCCACCAAAGACCTGCTGCTTGACCTGTATGAGCCGGTCCTGGAGGACAACAGCGTCGGGCCGCTGCCGGTAGTCATCTTGATCCACGGCGGCGGCTATACCGGCGGCTCCAGACTCGACGACCGACTGGTAACTATGGCGGAAGATTTTGCGTCGCGCGGGTGGATCGCCGCGTCGATCGACTATCGACTGGTTGGAGACGAGCCGATTCCCTCTGAGCGCTACCAGGTGATGGTCGACGAAACGCTTGCGGGGCTCGGTCGGGGGGTCAGCAGCGATGAGGAGACGACGCTGAACACGATTGTTTCAGCCGCAGAGGACGCGGCCACGGCAACGGATTGGATCATCGCCAATGCGCCAGACATCAACGCCGATGCGGCGCGAATCGGGCTGCTCGGGTCGTCGGCGGGAGCCTTTATCTCCATCAACGCCGCCTATACGGTTGATGAGTACGACATCGCCGGGTACGACTACAGTTTTGTCGTTGATCTGTGGGGCGGAAGCAGTCTGCCACCGGAAGACGATCTTGCCGCAGCAACTGTGATTGATGGCAATGAGCCGCCGCTATTTATTGTCCACGGAACGGCGGATGCAACGGTGAGCTTCGCGAAATCCGAAGTGCTGGTCGATCGCGCGCAGGCTGTTGGCCTGGAGTATGAGTTCTACCCGGTTGAGGGGGCGGGACATGGCTACGGGTCCACAGGCTTCCTTGACGCTGCTGTGACCGGCGAGGGGACGCTGTTTGACCGGGCCCTGGCCTGGACCGCTGATCTGGCGCGAGCCAAGGCAACGGTGTTCATCAATCCGGCCATGGAGGGCGCCTGGTACAACCCGGAGACTGACGGGCAGGGCATCTTCATTGATCTGGACCCGCAGGCGGGCACGGTGTTTGTCGGCTGGTTCACCTTCGATACGGTCGACGGCAACAGCCCCGGAAATCTGATCGGCGCAAACCAGCGCTGGTTTACCGCGTTTGGCCAATTCGTCGGCAACCGAGCAACGCTCGAGGTGTTTGAGACCACCGGCGGGCGGTTCAACGATCCGTCATTGGTCACGACGGCACCCGTTGGGACCGCCAGCCTGGTGTTCAGTGACTGTTTATCGGGCACCTTTCAGTTCGAGCTGCCCGGTTATGCGCTTGAAGACACCGTTCCCTTGCTGCGAAACCTGTCTGACAGCCGATGCGAAACCCTCGGGGCGAGTCCGCGCTAGGCGCGGGCTACGTCCCGCCCGCAATGTAGGCCGCTGGGAAATTCAGGGGTCTTGAATTGCGACAATTTCGCGCCGTTGAGTTTGGCATGTTGCACCGCAAGTTCTGACCCCGCTTCTTGACTCCGCGCCTTAGTTGCCTGTGCTATCTGTGATGTGCCGCTACTCTTGGAGCAAGAGGTTTATGTCCGTAGTCAAGTCCACGATCGCAGTCTCAGAAAGGCCATTGTAGACCCCGCGAATACGCTTGTTTTTGTCGATCAACAGCAGCTTCTCGGTGTGCAAAAAATCGCCATCTCCCTTCGCCTCACCCATGTCTTCGCTGGCGAAGTAGGCTTGCTTGGCGATACTGTAGATCGCCGCCTTGGGCCCGGTGACCAGATCCCACTTTTCGCTGCGAATCTTGTGTCTGTCGGCATAGCGGTGCAGCACCGGGACCTGATCCACTTCCGGCATCGCTGAGTGTGAAAGAATGCGGACGTTATCGTTGGCTAGAAATGTCTTTTGGATAACAGACAGTCTTGTAACCAGTGTCGGGCAAATGCCAGGACAGCTGGTGAAGAAAAAGGAAGCAACGTAGACCTTGCCGTCGAAGTCTTGGTTGGTGACCGCTTCCCCGTCCTGATTGGTAAAGCTGAAATCCGGGATGCGGTGAAAGCCTTGCAGTTCTTCTGCATCATCTTCCAACCAGTGCGGGGTAAAATTTTCGGCGTTGTAATACGGCAGAGCTGACGTCTCAGCAGCAGCAGACAGCTGGCATTGAGCGAGAATCACAAAGGTGAAGCACCCGACCAGGAGAGCCTTCACGATGACTCCTCATCAACGATTTCTACGCAGAGGTCAGCATTATTGAGCCCATATAGCCGACCGTTACGTATCTCAAAATTCCGGAAAAGCTTGCCGTTTTTTCGCCAGGCTTGTTGTAGCCCCGTCGGCTCACCCATTTGATAACGGGCCAACTTAAATTTTTTGCCATCCGGGTACCAGCCCCAAGACTCACCGTGAGGCAAATCGTTTACATAAAGCGAACTGGATCGCAGCGTTCCGTTGGCCCACCAGGTCCTCGACCCGCCGTGCCGCTTCCCGTCAACAAACCACACCTCGTAACCCAGGCGACCGTCAGGAAAAAAATTGCGTGAAAACCCGTGGCGCTTGCCGTCCACAAAACGATCCGCCGTTGCGACTTCGCCATTGTGGTAGTACCCGTAAACCTCCCCAGTAAACGGCTCATTGTTTTTCATGCGCAGTCCGTCGCGCGGGTTGATACGAATTTGTTCGGCCGTCACAGCCCCTTTGCCCGCATCGGCGTCAGGTACATTGCCAGTGAGCATGGCCACCGTGAGAGGCATCATTACGAGTGAAATCCACATGACAACAGTCTCCAATTCTCAGTTCGTAATGGGGTTCGGCGTACCTTGATAGGCGTCGTCAAACAACACGTAGGCATCCTTGCCGTTCACCGTTGCGTAGATCTGGTTTTTGATGTGGTAGTGATAGACCGGGGTATCCGGAGAGTATTGGGTGAGCCCAACATGTCCGCCGGACGCATCGAGGTCAGTGGGATGTTCATTACTGGGCCAGTCTCGGCGGCCGTAAAGGAAAAACCCGTCTCGTAAAATTGCGAACAGCTCGTAGTCATCGTTGGTG
Proteins encoded in this window:
- a CDS encoding SCO family protein, which gives rise to MKALLVGCFTFVILAQCQLSAAAETSALPYYNAENFTPHWLEDDAEELQGFHRIPDFSFTNQDGEAVTNQDFDGKVYVASFFFTSCPGICPTLVTRLSVIQKTFLANDNVRILSHSAMPEVDQVPVLHRYADRHKIRSEKWDLVTGPKAAIYSIAKQAYFASEDMGEAKGDGDFLHTEKLLLIDKNKRIRGVYNGLSETAIVDLTTDINLLLQE
- a CDS encoding alpha/beta hydrolase, yielding MLTRFIPFLLLLLPSLAGGTMLPADEATYAVRVTGAITYGSGTSQGGTATKDLLLDLYEPVLEDNSVGPLPVVILIHGGGYTGGSRLDDRLVTMAEDFASRGWIAASIDYRLVGDEPIPSERYQVMVDETLAGLGRGVSSDEETTLNTIVSAAEDAATATDWIIANAPDINADAARIGLLGSSAGAFISINAAYTVDEYDIAGYDYSFVVDLWGGSSLPPEDDLAAATVIDGNEPPLFIVHGTADATVSFAKSEVLVDRAQAVGLEYEFYPVEGAGHGYGSTGFLDAAVTGEGTLFDRALAWTADLARAKATVFINPAMEGAWYNPETDGQGIFIDLDPQAGTVFVGWFTFDTVDGNSPGNLIGANQRWFTAFGQFVGNRATLEVFETTGGRFNDPSLVTTAPVGTASLVFSDCLSGTFQFELPGYALEDTVPLLRNLSDSRCETLGASPR
- a CDS encoding toxin-antitoxin system YwqK family antitoxin; the protein is MWISLVMMPLTVAMLTGNVPDADAGKGAVTAEQIRINPRDGLRMKNNEPFTGEVYGYYHNGEVATADRFVDGKRHGFSRNFFPDGRLGYEVWFVDGKRHGGSRTWWANGTLRSSSLYVNDLPHGESWGWYPDGKKFKLARYQMGEPTGLQQAWRKNGKLFRNFEIRNGRLYGLNNADLCVEIVDEESS